From one Populus alba chromosome 17, ASM523922v2, whole genome shotgun sequence genomic stretch:
- the LOC118039396 gene encoding GDSL esterase/lipase 4-like → MDFKTQLSNFKNMEKQLRQKLGASEVKTLLSTAVYMFSIGTNDYMVPFTSNSTVLQSYSKKEYVKMVIGNITTVIQEIYKIGGRKFGLSKLLPLGCPPISRALEIVRTGGSGCMEEVTVLSKLHNRALPKALKELKSQLEGCTYSIFDAYTAGTAIFNNPSKYGFEEVKMACCGSGPLRASITCGQKVYQLCDNASEYLFFDGIHPTEKANYQFAKLMWDGSPKIVKPYNLKTLFEK, encoded by the exons ATGGActttaaaactcaattaagtAATTTCAAGAATATGGAGAAGCAGCTAAGGCAAAAACTAGGAGCTTCAGAAGTTAAGACTTTGTTATCCACAGCTGTTTACATGTTCAGCATTGGAACTAACGACTACATGGTACCTTTCACCTCAAACTCCACTGTGCTTCAATCCTACTCCAAAAAGGAGTATGTCAAGATGGTAATTGGCAACATAACAACCGTGATCCAA GAAATTTATAAGATAGGGGGAAGGAAATTTGGGCTATCAAAGTTGCTTCCTTTAGGTTGTCCACCAATCTCTCGAGCACTAGAAATAGTCAGAACAGGTGGCTCTGGCTGCATGGAAGAAGTTACAGTGCTTTCAAAACTACACAACAGAGCACTCCCTAAAGCTCTCAAAGAGCTTAAGAGCCAACTAGAAGGATGTACTTATTCAATTTTTGATGCCTACACTGCCGGAACTGCAATTTTCAATAACCCTTCAAAATATG GTTTCGAAGAGGTGAAAATGGCATGCTGTGGCAGTGGTCCATTGAGAGCTTCCATTACTTGCGGCCAGAAAGTATACCAACTGTGCGATAACGCTAGCGAATATTTATTCTTTGATGGAATTCATCCAACCGAAAAGGCCAACTATCAGTTTGCAAAGCTAATGTGGGATGGGAGTCCTAAAATCGTCAAGCCTTACAACCTGAAGACACTGTTCGAGAAATAG